GCCGCTGGAACTGGTAGTGGTAGTTTTGGTTCTTGGGATTGAATAGAGTCTGATGTTGCAAGTGGCAATGGCTCTTCATGTGGGATCGGCAGGTTATTGGCCTGTGAAATTACAAAAGTAGCATAGTCAATGTATATTTCTTGTTCATTTTGAGGATCTTAGTAAATTGTAATCAACATATATAACCTACCAATTTCCTGAAGAGAGGATTGTAAAACATCTCAAAGTATCTTTGCTTAGCCTGCTTTTGCCCCACATTGAATTGTCTCCAAAATCCATAGATTGATCCCATATTCAATAATTTGTTTGCATAAATCTTCCACGTATAACTGCATCGAAGCAGGATTTAGACCACGGAAAATATAATATGATAAGCATTTTTgccttctttttttaaaatttggaacTAGTTTTTTACCATTCTTCAATGCGCTTGAGACCTCCTCCACATATCTTGTTCCAATATTTAGAATCAACCTTACACTTCTCAAAGAAATCAGCTATTTTCTTGCTCGATTCATCCCCATTGTAAGGATCAATATGGAAGCCTGAAACCCCATCAACAATGATTTCTGCAGGTCCGCCTTGATTAGTAGCAAATGTAGGCAGTCCACAATTCATTGCTTCAATAACAGTTAGTCCAAAAGCTTCATATAAAGCCGGTTGGACGAAAGCTCCTTTAGTGTCAGCAATAGTTCGATATAGCTCACTGTTTTGATATTTATCAGTTTGAGCTGCTATCCATCTCATTTGTCCCTTGAGCTTGTATTTCTCAATCAATTCATGCATCTTCTTGATTTCAGCTGCTTCCTCCCGGtcttttgattttgatggatCGAAGAATCCCCCAACGATAACGAGGTTAACCAAGTTCCGCAACTTCTTATTCTTCCCATACCACTCAGTCAAGCCTGACAAGTTCTTCACCGTATCAAATCTTGCCATTGAAAATATAATTGGTTTTTTACGGTCTGCAAGAAATCCACTGTTCCAATAAAAAATATCACTGATAAGTACCACATATCAAGTAAAAACAGAACATTTAAGCAATGGTTAGATTAGGAAAATGGGGCAATTAGACTTACATGTGCTCGTTGTTTTGCTCATTACTGTAAAGTAGTTCCTCAATAGCAGGACGAAACGCGCTGAATCGTTTCTGTTTCTCAGTGAAGGGGAAATAGGCAGACTGTTCAGCCCCAGGAGCAGCAATGTTGAACTTTGGATCAAATACATTGATGCCTGAAACAGCTCTATAAAGCCCCGGCATGGTAAATGCTGTGTGACTTTCATATTGTCCAGGCCTAGTTTCGCTGAAGGACGAGTAATAGCTTTTAGTGTTGGCCACAAGCAGTACATTCATTAAGTTGCCAAATATACTGAGAGAGTCAGTGCTAACCTTCCAGCGATTTCTTGATATGTGCTGGTAATGATAAAATCAGCAGCATTCATTGCCAATAAATCGGCAGTAAATTGGCAAGAAAAGTGGTACTTGGAATCAAACTGCTTCCACTTGACATCagaatcttcatacttggttttcTCTAATGCATGAGCAATGGTTCCCTAAAATGTTACAATCTCATAAGATTTCCGTTTAATTATCAAGAAAACAATGTAGAAAATCTGATCAGATAAATGATCAGCTGTAGAACCTGAGTAACTCCAAGTTTGTTGGCCAATAGAGATGCCACTAAATTTCCATCAGTGTAGTTCCCAATAATGAGGTCTGGTTTACCTTCCATGAGCTCAAGTATCTTAGCAGAAGCATCCTAATCACATACGTGACAAATGAGAATGATTAGCTCAAAAAACTGAATAAAGTGTATGAATAGGTGGTAATTTTGGTAGGAGACTTGCCTTGGCATAGTTCTCCAAGTAAGGATAGATATCAAACCGAGAAACCCATTGGCGAAGAACTCCTTTCTCTGTCCTGAATGGAATTCTCAGGATGTGAGAATGGGACGAGTTAAGTATAGGTTCCATCTCCTGATTGCATGTAGTCCCTCGAGCATCTGGAATGAGACGAGTGACCTGTACACATCAATGGAAGAAGGAAACAAATATCTCGATCATCTTAATCCCCTCTGAACAATTTCAAAACCTTGGCTACGCATATTTTTGCATAACTCACCACAAGAATCTTGGGCTTCACATTTAACCCTTGCTGCTTGATTCTTTGTAACATTTCCTCCTCTAAGGCTCTTACTTGATCCAGAATATAAACAACCTGTTAAATACAAATGTGATTTCAATAATGCAAGTGTCGCtaataagtaaatatgaggcaaAAGGAGATAAATTGCTGTGTATGTAAACCTGGCCTCCAGTATCGGGCAAACCAAGGACATCTGCTTGGCCAAAGTAACCATGAATGGAGAAGATAACAATGTTGAATGTAGTAGGAAGCCTGCTGAAAAAGGACTCCATATTTATGGGATCTGGCGCTTGGATTATCTCGGAAAGCAGTCTCATTGTCTCTCTTACTCTTCCTGCATTGTGACCCCACCCTTTCTCAAAGCCCCATTCTTTGAGCCTAGTATTTTCATTATCAAGTCATAAACATAAACAACTTTTCAAAAGGCAACATATTCTTGGTATATTGCATATGATAACAGAAGCGTTTGAAAAGCTTACTTATGCTCAAAGTCTTTATAAGGTGTGTCTTTGGGAAAGGAAGAtacaaaaacttcagctactatcaATGCTGCTTGAAGCTTAGAGACGCCATTCAGATTCTCATTGATCATTAGATTCTGCAAAGTGTCAATGTTTAAAAAGGATCTTTATAACATACATCATTATATAATTCCTTAAGAAAGGAAGGTAGTCCATTTCCATACCTCTCCTTGATGATTAAGAGCTAGTAAGTAATCAAGCAAAGGCTGGGCATCTTCTGCCtttccaccaaactttgaagacAAAACTTTCGAGATGAAGTTTAGCCCATTTCCGACAGAAGAGGAAAGGGCTAACCGATGATTAGAGTAGTCAAAAGCACCAAAATCTACTTCGAGTGCATTTTCATCCTTTGCCCTGCTTGCACATTCAACCATCAAAACTAATCTTGAATATTAAAAAATTGTTTCTTTAAAATGATACAATCTTCCAGTTACCAATCTTCATCAAAGATCATCTCTTTGAATTTGAGATAGTCCCTGGCTGAAATAGCTTCCACAGA
This DNA window, taken from Nicotiana tabacum cultivar K326 chromosome 4, ASM71507v2, whole genome shotgun sequence, encodes the following:
- the LOC107789475 gene encoding sucrose synthase 6, translating into MASTVAGSMPDALKQSRYHMKRCFARFIAMGRRLMKLKHLTEEIEKTIEDKAERTKILEGSLGKIMSSTQEAAVVPPYVAFAVRHNPGFWDYVKVDAETLSVEAISARDYLKFKEMIFDEDWAKDENALEVDFGAFDYSNHRLALSSSVGNGLNFISKVLSSKFGGKAEDAQPLLDYLLALNHQGENLMINENLNGVSKLQAALIVAEVFVSSFPKDTPYKDFEHKLKEWGFEKGWGHNAGRVRETMRLLSEIIQAPDPINMESFFSRLPTTFNIVIFSIHGYFGQADVLGLPDTGGQVVYILDQVRALEEEMLQRIKQQGLNVKPKILVVTRLIPDARGTTCNQEMEPILNSSHSHILRIPFRTEKGVLRQWVSRFDIYPYLENYAKDASAKILELMEGKPDLIIGNYTDGNLVASLLANKLGVTQGTIAHALEKTKYEDSDVKWKQFDSKYHFSCQFTADLLAMNAADFIITSTYQEIAGSETRPGQYESHTAFTMPGLYRAVSGINVFDPKFNIAAPGAEQSAYFPFTEKQKRFSAFRPAIEELLYSNEQNNEHIGFLADRKKPIIFSMARFDTVKNLSGLTEWYGKNKKLRNLVNLVIVGGFFDPSKSKDREEAAEIKKMHELIEKYKLKGQMRWIAAQTDKYQNSELYRTIADTKGAFVQPALYEAFGLTVIEAMNCGLPTFATNQGGPAEIIVDGVSGFHIDPYNGDESSKKIADFFEKCKVDSKYWNKICGGGLKRIEECYTWKIYANKLLNMGSIYGFWRQFNVGQKQAKQRYFEMFYNPLFRKLANNLPIPHEEPLPLATSDSIQSQEPKLPLPVPAAVAKVLPLPRIAPQEKEEDKKLETSRTEIAQHACHWLCLCVSASVIVYALVKLYRLVE